In one Bacteroidota bacterium genomic region, the following are encoded:
- a CDS encoding DUF58 domain-containing protein, with amino-acid sequence METTELLKKVRKIEIKSRGLSSQVFSGEYHSAFKGRGMTFSEVREYQPGDDIRTIDWNVTARLRTPYIKVFQEERELTVMLIVDVSGSREFGSQKQLKQDLVTELCAVLAFSAIQNNDNIGVVFFSDKIEKFIPPKKGRSHILRIIRELIDFNPEHKKTDIAMALKYFTNVIKKRSTAFVISDFMDEGFETALKIANRKHDVVALQIYDERERHLPNVGLIRLQDAETGEMIWVDTSRSETRKQYAIAAQMEDNKLKEIFKRSGVDFTKLGTHKPYIQPLMNLFKQRESGR; translated from the coding sequence ATGGAAACAACGGAGTTATTAAAAAAAGTAAGAAAAATAGAAATTAAATCCAGAGGACTCAGTAGCCAGGTTTTTTCCGGGGAATACCACAGTGCCTTTAAGGGAAGGGGAATGACCTTTAGTGAAGTTAGGGAATATCAACCAGGAGACGATATTCGAACTATCGATTGGAATGTGACTGCCCGATTAAGAACCCCTTACATTAAAGTGTTTCAGGAGGAAAGAGAACTTACTGTTATGCTCATTGTTGATGTTAGTGGCTCAAGAGAATTTGGAAGTCAGAAACAACTCAAACAGGATCTTGTAACTGAACTCTGTGCTGTACTTGCTTTTTCGGCAATTCAAAACAATGATAACATTGGTGTTGTTTTTTTTAGTGATAAAATCGAAAAATTTATTCCTCCCAAAAAGGGCAGATCTCACATTTTAAGGATAATTCGCGAACTCATAGATTTTAATCCCGAACACAAAAAGACAGATATTGCAATGGCTTTGAAATACTTTACCAATGTAATTAAAAAAAGAAGTACTGCATTTGTAATTTCTGATTTTATGGATGAAGGATTTGAAACTGCATTGAAAATTGCAAACCGTAAACATGATGTTGTAGCACTTCAAATTTATGACGAACGTGAAAGGCATCTTCCCAATGTTGGATTGATTAGACTGCAAGATGCTGAAACCGGGGAAATGATTTGGGTGGATACCTCACGCAGTGAAACAAGAAAACAATATGCAATAGCTGCTCAAATGGAAGATAATAAATTGAAGGAAATTTTCAAAAGATCAGGAGTGGATTTTACAAAACTTGGTACACATAAACCCTATATTCAACCCTTGATGAATTTATTCAAACAGCGGGAATCAGGAAGATAA
- a CDS encoding AAA family ATPase, with amino-acid sequence MTESSEISNQQEIIVNNSNSATTDIRELNEKIKHESAFVDLVTMEMDKVIVGQKYMVERMLIGLLSNGHILLEGVPGLAKTLAINTLSSIIQADFSRIQFTPDLLPADVIGTMIYNQKNEEFTVRKGPIFANFILADEINRAPAKVQSALLEAMQERQVTISDKTYKLPEPFLVLATQNPIEQEGTYPLPEAQVDRFMLKVVLGYPKKEEEIKIVRANISPDGMPKARKLLHPDDILKARKTVREVYMDEKIEKYIIDIVFATRNPKEYKLDKFAPLISYGGSPRASINLALAAKAYAFIKRRGYVIPEDVRAICHDVLRHRIGLTYEAEAENISSEDIITEILNTIEVP; translated from the coding sequence ATGACCGAATCTTCAGAAATAAGTAACCAACAAGAAATAATTGTTAATAATTCCAATTCTGCTACAACAGATATAAGGGAATTAAATGAGAAAATAAAGCATGAAAGTGCATTTGTGGATCTTGTTACTATGGAAATGGACAAGGTGATCGTTGGCCAGAAATATATGGTTGAAAGAATGCTTATAGGATTGCTTTCTAATGGGCATATATTATTGGAAGGTGTTCCTGGTTTAGCCAAAACTCTTGCAATTAATACCTTATCATCAATTATCCAGGCTGATTTTTCCAGAATACAATTCACTCCGGATCTTTTACCTGCGGATGTAATTGGAACAATGATTTACAATCAAAAAAACGAAGAATTTACTGTAAGAAAAGGACCTATTTTTGCCAATTTTATCCTTGCCGATGAAATTAATCGTGCTCCTGCCAAGGTACAAAGTGCTTTACTTGAAGCCATGCAGGAAAGACAGGTGACAATTAGTGACAAAACCTATAAACTTCCTGAGCCCTTCCTTGTATTGGCAACTCAAAATCCAATTGAACAGGAGGGAACTTACCCTTTGCCAGAGGCCCAGGTTGATCGTTTTATGTTAAAAGTTGTTTTGGGATATCCTAAAAAAGAAGAAGAAATAAAGATTGTTCGTGCTAATATTTCACCTGATGGAATGCCAAAGGCAAGAAAGCTTTTACATCCCGATGATATTTTAAAGGCAAGAAAAACCGTGCGTGAAGTTTATATGGATGAAAAAATTGAAAAATATATAATTGATATAGTTTTTGCAACCAGAAATCCTAAGGAATATAAACTGGATAAATTTGCTCCCTTAATTTCTTATGGCGGATCCCCAAGGGCAAGTATAAACCTTGCTCTTGCAGCTAAGGCATATGCTTTTATAAAACGCAGAGGTTATGTTATTCCCGAGGATGTGCGAGCTATCTGTCATGATGTGTTGCGTCATAGAATTGGCTTAACTTATGAGGCAGAGGCAGAAAATATTAGCTCTGAAGACATTATAACCGAGATTTTAAATACAATTGAAGTTCCATAG
- a CDS encoding DUF3365 domain-containing protein: MVRLFSILSILSITVSSCLLDHRERSAVLAAEEESINNYRRLGDSITLVIQANLLKNINSAIEEKGEAYAIQFCNLKIIELTHSLSQKYSCMIRRVSLKNRNRENEPFNDFEKEQLEKYTAGNIKGEPLMDELQKREDAVYYYKPIFVANNTCLKCHGESGKEIDLATEIKLYKYYPLDKATGYKIGDLRGMWSLKFKKHENTEERKKTTK, from the coding sequence ATGGTAAGGTTGTTTAGCATTTTATCAATCCTTTCAATAACGGTAAGCAGTTGTTTATTAGACCATAGGGAGCGAAGTGCCGTTTTGGCAGCCGAAGAGGAATCAATAAATAATTACAGAAGATTAGGAGATTCCATTACACTTGTTATCCAGGCAAATTTATTGAAAAACATAAATTCTGCCATTGAAGAAAAGGGAGAAGCATATGCCATTCAATTCTGCAACTTAAAAATAATAGAACTTACCCATTCACTTTCTCAAAAATATTCCTGTATGATAAGGCGTGTTTCACTAAAAAACAGGAACCGTGAAAATGAGCCTTTCAATGATTTTGAAAAAGAACAATTGGAAAAGTATACTGCTGGTAATATTAAAGGAGAACCATTAATGGATGAGCTTCAAAAAAGAGAAGATGCAGTCTATTATTATAAACCAATATTTGTTGCAAATAATACTTGCCTGAAATGCCACGGAGAAAGTGGAAAGGAAATTGATTTGGCTACTGAAATAAAATTGTATAAGTATTATCCACTAGATAAGGCCACAGGCTATAAAATTGGGGATTTACGCGGAATGTGGAGCCTGAAGTTTAAAAAGCATGAAAATACAGAAGAAAGAAAGAAAACTACCAAATAA
- the ade gene encoding adenine deaminase: protein MDKIFSISGNIVDVVNRKIFPGKITVNNGKIKEIEKLNQPQTGYILPGFVDSHIHIESSMLVPAEFARIAVIHGTVATVSDPHEIGNVMGVKGVEYMIESAASVPFKFNFGAPSCVPATEYETAGEVISVQDIKYLLEKDEIKYLAEVMNYPAVINGDEQMLAKISAALDKNKLVDGHAPGLSGENLKKYVAAGISTDHESFTYEEGLEKLNLGMKLLIREGSAARNFDALSPLIEKYYEKIMFCSDDKHPDELIKGHINELVKKAFGLGFDKLNVLLCACVNPVKHYNLDVGLLQKNDDADFILVDNLEELSNIRTYIKGELLAENGNSFIPHIQANPINNFNVKKKKPTDYSIDSQDGKIRVIKAVDGQLVTESIYTSVKTIKGKAISDTKNDILKICVVNRYMDSPVSIAFINGFGFKMGAIASSVAHDSHNIVVVGTDDKSICRAVDLIIHEKGGISLVSGLTERILPLPIAGIMSNAPYLTVAANYSEIDKLAKEMGSVLKAPFMTLSFMALLVIPELKLSDKGLFDGSKFQFADLFEKIKEAKV from the coding sequence ATGGATAAAATTTTTTCAATAAGTGGAAACATTGTAGACGTTGTGAACAGGAAGATTTTTCCTGGTAAAATTACAGTGAACAATGGGAAAATAAAAGAAATTGAAAAACTTAACCAACCGCAAACAGGTTACATTTTACCTGGCTTTGTTGATTCTCATATACACATTGAAAGTTCAATGCTTGTGCCAGCAGAGTTTGCCAGAATTGCAGTTATTCATGGTACAGTAGCAACTGTTTCCGACCCGCATGAAATAGGAAATGTAATGGGAGTAAAAGGTGTGGAATACATGATTGAAAGTGCTGCCAGTGTTCCATTTAAATTTAATTTCGGAGCCCCCTCATGCGTTCCTGCTACTGAATACGAAACTGCAGGTGAGGTCATTTCTGTTCAGGACATAAAGTATCTTTTGGAAAAAGATGAGATTAAATATTTAGCAGAGGTTATGAATTATCCTGCGGTAATTAATGGAGATGAACAAATGCTTGCCAAAATCAGTGCTGCTTTAGATAAAAATAAGCTAGTTGATGGACATGCACCTGGTTTAAGTGGTGAAAATCTGAAAAAATATGTGGCAGCAGGAATTTCAACCGATCATGAGAGTTTTACCTATGAAGAAGGGTTGGAGAAATTGAATTTAGGTATGAAATTGTTAATTCGGGAGGGCTCAGCGGCAAGAAATTTTGATGCACTTTCTCCATTGATTGAAAAATATTATGAAAAAATAATGTTTTGCAGTGATGACAAGCATCCCGATGAATTAATTAAAGGGCATATCAATGAACTTGTTAAAAAAGCCTTTGGTCTTGGATTTGATAAATTGAATGTATTGTTATGTGCCTGTGTAAACCCTGTAAAACATTATAATCTTGATGTTGGCCTTTTGCAAAAAAATGATGATGCTGATTTTATACTAGTTGATAATCTTGAGGAATTAAGCAATATAAGAACTTATATAAAAGGGGAGCTTCTGGCTGAAAATGGAAACTCATTCATTCCTCACATTCAAGCAAACCCTATAAATAACTTTAATGTCAAAAAAAAGAAGCCAACAGATTATTCCATTGATTCCCAAGATGGTAAAATAAGGGTAATAAAGGCAGTAGATGGACAGCTAGTTACTGAAAGTATTTATACTTCTGTAAAAACAATAAAAGGCAAGGCAATATCTGATACGAAAAACGATATCTTAAAAATATGCGTGGTGAACAGGTATATGGATAGCCCGGTTAGTATTGCTTTTATAAATGGTTTTGGATTTAAAATGGGAGCTATAGCCTCATCAGTTGCTCATGATAGTCATAATATTGTTGTAGTTGGTACTGACGATAAGAGCATTTGTAGAGCGGTTGATTTAATAATCCATGAAAAAGGAGGAATCTCTCTTGTTTCAGGACTTACTGAAAGGATACTTCCTTTGCCCATAGCTGGGATTATGAGCAATGCCCCTTATTTAACTGTAGCAGCAAATTATTCGGAAATTGATAAATTGGCAAAAGAAATGGGAAGTGTATTAAAAGCTCCCTTTATGACTTTATCCTTTATGGCTCTGCTTGTTATTCCTGAATTGAAATTAAGTGATAAAGGCTTATTTGATGGAAGTAAATTTCAATTTGCCGATCTTTTTGAAAAAATAAAGGAAGCCAAAGTTTAA
- a CDS encoding cold shock domain-containing protein: MATGKVKFYNETKGFGFIVADDTNEEIFVHASGLLDEIRQNDEVSFDITEGKKGVNAINVKRV; the protein is encoded by the coding sequence ATGGCAACAGGAAAAGTAAAATTTTACAATGAAACTAAAGGATTTGGATTTATTGTAGCAGATGATACAAATGAGGAAATATTTGTGCACGCTTCAGGACTTTTAGATGAAATTCGTCAAAATGATGAAGTATCTTTTGATATTACAGAGGGAAAAAAGGGTGTTAACGCGATTAATGTTAAAAGGGTTTAA
- a CDS encoding Rieske (2Fe-2S) protein, translating to MIFRKKIIWYKVFDADFLKLNEPELKIPIAVHVANKSICLIKLETGYFAVNDICPHQGASLSSGHCSGENIVCPWHKLEFNLVSGRQAGGGGDYVRAYPVELRADGLYIGIEKTVFSLFE from the coding sequence ATGATATTCAGGAAGAAAATAATTTGGTATAAAGTTTTTGATGCTGATTTTTTAAAGTTAAATGAACCTGAATTAAAAATTCCCATTGCTGTACACGTAGCTAACAAAAGCATTTGTCTTATTAAATTAGAAACTGGTTATTTTGCGGTAAACGATATTTGCCCACACCAGGGTGCATCTTTGAGTTCAGGACATTGTTCAGGAGAAAATATAGTTTGTCCCTGGCATAAGTTAGAATTTAATTTGGTATCAGGCAGACAAGCCGGAGGGGGAGGTGATTATGTACGTGCTTATCCTGTTGAATTAAGAGCAGATGGACTTTACATTGGAATAGAAAAAACTGTTTTTTCTTTGTTCGAATAA
- a CDS encoding lysophospholipid acyltransferase family protein: MRKLFNWIFRKHGWKIQGGLPLGTKKCVLLAAPHTSNWDFVYGIGALEEFNLDVKYLAKKELFRFPFKGMFESLGGVPVDRSKSNSMVDAMIELINSKDEIIVMIPPEGTRSRVDKWKSGFYHVALGAQVPIVLGYLDYKNKVAGIGPALMPSGDKEKDYKVICDFYKKTTAKWPENFNCENVF, translated from the coding sequence ATGCGAAAATTATTTAACTGGATATTCCGGAAACACGGCTGGAAAATTCAGGGAGGACTTCCCTTAGGAACCAAAAAATGTGTGTTATTAGCAGCTCCTCATACAAGCAATTGGGATTTTGTTTATGGCATTGGCGCCTTAGAAGAATTTAACCTGGATGTTAAATATTTGGCAAAGAAAGAATTATTCAGGTTTCCTTTTAAAGGAATGTTTGAAAGCCTTGGAGGAGTTCCGGTAGATCGATCAAAAAGCAACAGTATGGTGGATGCCATGATAGAATTAATTAATAGCAAAGATGAGATAATTGTAATGATACCACCAGAGGGAACAAGAAGCAGGGTTGATAAATGGAAAAGTGGCTTTTACCATGTTGCTTTGGGGGCACAAGTGCCTATTGTTCTTGGCTATCTTGATTATAAAAACAAAGTGGCTGGAATTGGCCCAGCTTTAATGCCTTCAGGTGATAAAGAAAAGGATTATAAAGTAATTTGTGATTTTTACAAAAAAACAACTGCAAAATGGCCTGAGAATTTTAATTGTGAAAATGTGTTTTAA
- a CDS encoding AAA family ATPase: protein MTTPSINALLLKQFNYEPTPGQEQVINQLGEFIKSTESNLLFILKGYAGTGKTTLVSALVKTLPAFKITPILLAPTGRAAKVLGNYSNRQALTIHKKIYKRKGEADNTGVFQCMPNLHSNACFIVDEASMIADNSTAESNYSSARSLLEDLLAYVREGVNCKIIFIGDAAQLPPVGSDLSPALDGEYLAKNFLVNIFQGELKQVVRQKQESGILQNATLLRTILQNDKILTPVFEMEGFKDIVRISGGELEDAINDAYGKWGREDTMIICRSNKRANIYNQQIRARILWNEEEISAGDLMMVVKNNYFWLPDTSKAGFVANGDIVEILKVKARKEAYGFSFADVVLRMADYPEEAEFEAKLLLNTISSESPSLNSSENKQLYEKVMEDYMHITNKRERFLKLKKDPFFNALQVKFAYAITCHKSQGGQWPCVFVEQGYLTKDMINREYIRWLYTAVSRASEKLYLVNFTNDFFTETLQE from the coding sequence ATGACAACGCCTTCAATTAATGCTTTATTGTTAAAACAATTTAATTATGAGCCCACTCCAGGACAGGAGCAGGTGATTAATCAATTAGGGGAGTTTATTAAATCCACCGAATCAAATTTATTGTTTATTCTAAAAGGATATGCAGGAACTGGTAAAACCACTTTAGTCAGTGCTTTGGTTAAAACCCTTCCAGCTTTTAAAATAACACCTATTTTACTTGCTCCAACTGGAAGAGCTGCAAAAGTACTGGGAAATTATTCTAATCGTCAGGCTTTAACCATCCATAAAAAAATATATAAAAGAAAGGGTGAAGCTGATAATACAGGAGTTTTTCAATGTATGCCTAATTTACATTCCAATGCTTGTTTTATAGTGGATGAAGCATCAATGATAGCAGATAATTCCACAGCTGAAAGCAATTATTCCTCTGCCAGGAGCTTATTGGAAGATTTGCTGGCTTATGTTAGAGAAGGGGTAAACTGTAAAATTATTTTCATTGGCGATGCTGCACAACTACCTCCCGTTGGTTCTGATTTAAGTCCTGCATTGGATGGAGAATATCTGGCAAAAAACTTTCTGGTAAATATTTTCCAGGGAGAATTAAAACAAGTTGTAAGGCAAAAGCAAGAATCAGGAATTCTTCAAAATGCCACCCTTTTGAGAACTATTTTGCAAAATGATAAAATTCTTACCCCGGTGTTTGAAATGGAGGGATTTAAGGATATTGTCAGGATTTCCGGTGGTGAATTAGAGGACGCAATAAATGATGCCTATGGGAAATGGGGTAGGGAAGACACCATGATTATTTGCCGTTCAAATAAGCGTGCTAACATTTACAATCAGCAAATAAGGGCTAGAATTCTTTGGAATGAAGAAGAAATTTCCGCTGGAGACCTGATGATGGTTGTGAAAAATAATTACTTTTGGCTACCAGATACTTCAAAAGCTGGTTTTGTGGCAAATGGCGACATTGTGGAAATATTAAAAGTAAAAGCAAGAAAGGAAGCATATGGATTTAGTTTTGCCGATGTGGTATTACGTATGGCTGATTATCCTGAAGAAGCTGAGTTTGAAGCAAAACTTCTGTTAAATACCATTTCTTCAGAATCGCCTTCATTGAATAGCTCGGAGAATAAACAACTCTATGAAAAGGTAATGGAGGATTATATGCATATTACCAACAAAAGAGAAAGATTTTTAAAATTAAAAAAAGACCCTTTTTTCAACGCTTTGCAAGTTAAGTTTGCTTATGCCATAACCTGTCATAAATCACAAGGCGGGCAATGGCCCTGTGTATTTGTTGAACAAGGCTATCTTACAAAGGATATGATTAACAGGGAATATATCAGATGGCTTTATACTGCCGTATCACGTGCTTCAGAAAAACTTTATCTGGTTAATTTCACCAACGATTTTTTCACCGAAACACTCCAAGAATAG
- a CDS encoding DUF3822 family protein encodes METGNNHTKTIHNIVDEAYNASSTLLYHLSIQIGLNEFSYCILDLKNNKFLILKSYQYDKIFNWTQLANAIENTIKTDEMLKSKYKSVSVLLEHNQFTIIPAPLFDNNNQKDYLKFNADFEQNQSFGNDILKSIEAHNVFVIPNVVEKLIFNYFGANKITHHTSALIESFIKSTKNSNEKQLFVNVHVSSFDFVLIEGNKLICCNSFHVHSKEDFIYYLLFACEQFKLNPEKIKLVVSGDIEKSSDKYTDLYKYLRNVSLIGRNNASHHSYKFDEIPEHFYYNLLNHYSA; translated from the coding sequence GTGGAAACTGGGAATAATCATACAAAGACCATTCATAACATTGTTGACGAAGCCTATAATGCCTCATCCACATTGTTGTACCATTTGTCCATTCAAATTGGGTTAAATGAATTTTCTTATTGTATTCTTGATCTAAAAAACAATAAGTTTCTTATTCTTAAATCTTACCAGTACGATAAAATATTCAATTGGACTCAACTGGCTAATGCTATTGAAAACACTATTAAAACAGATGAAATGCTTAAAAGCAAGTATAAATCTGTTTCAGTTCTATTAGAACACAATCAATTCACTATTATTCCTGCTCCTCTTTTTGATAATAACAACCAGAAGGATTACCTGAAATTCAATGCAGATTTTGAGCAAAATCAGTCTTTTGGCAATGATATTTTAAAAAGCATTGAAGCGCATAATGTTTTTGTTATTCCAAATGTTGTTGAAAAATTAATATTCAACTATTTTGGAGCAAATAAAATTACTCATCATACTTCAGCTTTAATTGAAAGTTTTATAAAAAGCACCAAAAACAGCAATGAAAAACAGTTGTTTGTGAATGTGCATGTTTCATCTTTTGATTTTGTATTAATTGAAGGAAACAAATTAATTTGTTGCAACTCATTCCACGTGCATTCAAAGGAGGATTTTATTTACTACCTTCTTTTTGCCTGTGAACAGTTTAAATTGAATCCTGAAAAAATAAAACTTGTGGTATCAGGGGATATTGAAAAGAGTTCTGATAAGTATACTGATCTATACAAATACCTCCGCAATGTCAGTTTGATTGGCCGCAATAATGCTTCTCACCATTCTTATAAGTTCGATGAAATTCCCGAACATTTTTATTACAACTTATTAAACCATTATTCAGCATAA